AGTCCGTATGGGGCCCGTCACATGGCCGGCAATATCGCCGAATGGGTGCAGGACTGGCTGGGATTCGACTATTACGCGGTCACGCCGGACCGCAATCCGCCTGGTCCGACTTCGGGCCGCTACAAGGTCGTGCGGGGCGGTTCGTGGAAAAGCAAGCCGATGATGCTCCGCACGGCGACACGCGGCGGGTCTTCGCCCGATCAGCGCTCCGCCACCATCGGCTTCCGTTGCGCTGCGTCCGTCCCATGAGAGGCCACGTTCCTGCTCCCTTTTCCTTCAATCAGCCCCGCCACGACCGCGCACTCCAGGCCGAACGGCAGGTAGCCCGCGTAGCCCAGAATCGGCATTTCGAACAGGTGACAGCATTGGACGTAGGGAATGGCATACTCCCAATGGGCGAGACTCTTCACGTTCCACAGCTCCCAGAAGAAGCCACAGACGAGGGCGGCAAAGGCCGGATGACAGACCGGACGCCAATCGCCGGTTCGCAAGCCGGATAAGATCGTGTCTTCTCCCCTGATCAGCGCCATCGACATCAAGAGGAGAAGCGGCGCCACCCAAACCAGCGGAAACAGATAATCCGGCCAGAGGCCGATGCCGAACAGACCGAGCGCAGCCGCGATCAGGCCCACCCATCCCGTGATCGGACGATTCACCCAGTCCCACTGCCACAGCCGGCGGAACGCCGCGTCGAATCTTGGCCAGGTCGAGAGCCACTCTGTCGTGCTCAAGACCGCGGGCAACACGGTGGAGAAGGGTAGAGTCGCGTACCAGATATACTCCCAGGCGGTCAGCTCCCACACCGGCGGATAGTGCCAGTTCTCGACGAAGCGGTTGAGATATTCGAAGAACCACCAAAAGACGGCGCTGAGTGGAAACAGCCACAGAAAAAACCGAGGACGGCTTCGCATCAGGCACTGTCGAGTCCGGGCCTCGGTCCAGGCATTGACGACCAGAATGTAGCCCAGCCAGAGCGGCGTGAAGGTATGGGCCTGCCAGGACCCCATCCATTCGAACCGATTCCAGGCGACGATCCAGGCCAGCCCGGTCCACAGGAGTCCGACCCAGCCCCACCAGGGAAACGAGCGCGGGGCTTGTTCCGAATGAGACCGAGCCGGAGCGGCCAACAGGCGCCATAGGAAGGGGCCGACACAGAGGAGAATCGCCACCGCCAGCAGCGAGAACGCGATCCAAGAAAAGGGAGCCTGTGCGACGTCTTGAGTCCTGGGGGGAAATTCAAGGTAGGGTGCGAGCGGCCTGCCCGCCAGATGAACGCCTGCCAGCGGGAGCCCCAGAAGCAGCGCCGCCATGGCGGCGATTCGGCTGAGGTTACCCCGCACCGCGGACACTCACGGCGCCAGTCGCGTTCGAGCCCAACGCCCTTTCAGGTTGTAGGCCGCCAGCTCGATCGCCTCGTCCGCAGCCAGGCTCCGCAAGAGGTCGTGAGCCTCGGCGTCATCCCGCGGGGCGGCGATGCGCTGCATCCGTCCGGACCGGCGAATGACCGGATAGGCATTGGAGGTCAGTCGTCCCGCCAGTTGTTCCAGGGTGGAGAGCGTTCGGCCTTCCGACCTGGCGTGGACGGTGCCGGTCTTGGCATCCACTAATGCCAGTTCAGCCAGGGCATGCTGGACCGTGCTGGAACCGGGCAAACGTCCCATGGCCCCGCCTCCTTCTTGCGTGCCGTCAAGGGGCAAGGTCGTGGCACTGGTCACCTCCACGCTCGAAATCACCGCGATCAGGAGGTGCTCGATCCCCTGCTCCCGGGCAAGCTGCTCCCAGGCGACGGACGCTTCACCGGCCTTGCGCACGGACGACGGGGCGACCTTGACGACAGCAAGCGGCAGCGCGCGGCTGATATGTTGTCGCGCCTGATCGGTCACGAACGCCAGCGCGCCCTCAGAGAGGGGTGGCGCGGATTCCGGGACGGCCACATCGTTGATCACCGCCAGCCCGACGCGAAGACCGGCCGGGAGTCCGGTCATCGTCGCGGCCTCCGGCTGCGTGGCTGTCCCAAGATAGGCATCGAGGCGAGGCGCAGGCGCGGAGACCCCGCAGCCGGAGACAGTGAATCCCGGAAGCGCCAGGATCAGGAACGCGGCTCCCCACCCCATCAAGCCGGCATGAGCGCAATAGATCTGATCCACCTCGAACATCCTCGCTACAACCGGCCTTCGTCCAGCTCGATCGCCTCGACCCAGGTCGACACGGGCGGCAAGGATTCAAGCGGCACCCCGCGCTTGACCGCCACATCCCGGAGCCGCCCTTGAAAACGGTCGCGCGCCGCCTCGTCGGCCGGCCCCGCCGTAAGGACCTTTCCGGTCCAAAGCCTGGTCTCGGCCTCGGACAGCGTCCTTCCACAGGTTCGCACCCACTCCAGTAGGTCCTCGTCCGTTCCTCCCGCCAGCACCCGTTGCTTGAACGCCTGCGCATCGATGCTCAGCAACTCGATCAAGGACTTGTCGAACCCGGTGGTGAGGTAGTGATAGTCCTGGATCAATCCGGCATGACGCAGACGGATCTTATCGATCAACCGGGCCAGATGCGCCAGGCCGCCGAGCAAGACCTTGGGACTTCTGGGGTACAGTGGGGCGTCCATCGATAATGTCTGAAAGAGTCGAGAGGTCGTGCGCATCCCCTCTTTCCGCCGAGGCCGATCAACTTTGCCATAGCCGGGCCACCCTTGGCTAGGAGCCTGCGTCGCTCCGATCAGTAGGTATATTTGGCTCGTCAGAACCGAGCTTGCATGGTAGGCTCCATTCGAGATCGCCGGACCCGGTTACGCTCGGTCTTCAGGAAGTTCCTTATGGCCTTGCCCGCTCCCAGATCACATGAAAAGCGACGCCATCCCCGCGTGCGCGTCCAATATCGCAGCCATTTCTCCTCGAAAAACCGGATGGTCGCCGGAGACGGAGACTTGCAAGACCTCTCGCAGGCCGGTTGCCGGATCAAGAGCCAGGTGACCGCCCCCGCCGGTTCGGAGTTGGAACTGTGCGTCTTCGTCGACGGAGACGAGAACCCGCTCGTGATCGATGTCGCCTCCGTACGGTGGGTGCGCTCCGACGAGTTCGGTCTGTCCTTCACGCAGGTCCGCCCGCCCGTACAGCGCCGCATCACAGACCTCTGTCGAAAATTAGCCCCGTTGGATTAGGCGCCAAGCTCCGCCGCTCTGCCCACTGACGGCGATCGACCGATCGAGAACGGTCTGTTGACGCCGGAAGAGGTCGCCCTCACAGGCGGATTTCTCAGAATCCACCCTACCCAATGGCCCTATCAATCGACAAACGGCTCTAATTGCTCACACGTGTTCTTTATGGTACAGAGGCAGCCTGAAGTGGATAGCAGTCATTCATACATCGATTCATTCATCATCCCTGAATATCCTTCTTTGCAGCGATCGCTGGAATCTCCCTTCATTTTGGCGTCATGAGCGGACGATCGCACGCCCATCTTCGACTTTGTCCAGGCCGTCATAGGATGAAGCGCGTTCGGTATTAACTTTGCTTTCCCAGGCGCGAGACTCCCTGCGCACCGATCGGCTCATCCCTATACAGAGGAATGAGAATACGTAGAAGGTGTTTCTCCGCCGGCTCAGTTACGAAAGGACCCGGATTAGCCGGCGGTTCCAGCGAAGCTTGGTATAGAGGGGCTTCACCCGATAAGCCGCCAGTCCAACCAGGTTTGGTATGGGAAAGAGAGAAAAGAATCACCAAAGGGGTCTCTCCGCGGGCGTCAGATTACTGAGAAACCGTGAATAGCCCGCGGTTCTAGCGAAGCTTGGTATGGTGAAAGCATGGAAGAACGATCACTTCACTCCATTATTGTTGTCAGACTGTTGGGCGCCGTCGCCTGTGCACTGTTGGTAGCCTGTTCCGGGGGCGGCGACGGGGGATCAGGTGCGGGAGGGGCAGGCGGGGTGACGGGCCATGTGACGCCGTCGATCACCACAACATTGTTGCCGATAGGTGACGAATCGCTGCCCTATTCAGCCACATTGACGGCATCGGGTCCGGGGCCGTTGACCTGGACGGTCACTGGTTCGCTGCCCCAAGGGCTCACATTCAATCCTTCCACCGGCACGATCACAGGCACCCCCGTGGCGCCTGCCTCAGCGCCCCTCTCCGTCAAAGTCACCGCGCCGACCTGGAACGATACCAAAGATTACACGCTGACCATCCGTTCCAGGACACACCGGGTCTCCGTCGCGAGCGAATCGTTGGCCGAGAGCAACGGCGGCAGCGGCGACGGGACCAGACTGACCAACGGCGTGCTCCAGGAGCGCAGTTTCGGTCCTGGAATCAGTGGAACCGGCCGGTTCACGGTCTTCGATTCCGGCGCCACCAACCTGGTTCCCGGAGTGCTCTCGAACGGCAAGCGGCAGGTCTATTTGCACGACCGCGAGACCGGCTTCACGGAGTTGATCTCGGTCGGTCCGGGGAATGTCCCCGGTGACGACGATAGTTTCACGGCCGCGGTGAGCGACGACGGGCAACTGGTCGCGTTCGACTCGTTTGCCGCCAATCTGATTCCAGGGGACACCAACGGCGCACGAGACATCTTCCTGCGGAACCGCACCACTGGCGTCACGGAGCGGCTCTCGCAAGGAGTTCAAGGCGCGCAGGGCATCTGTCCGAACCCCGGCGAAGGCTGCAACAGCTTCAGCCCCGCGATCAGCGCGGACGGGAAGGTCCTCGCCTTCGGCAGTTTTTCGCGACTGGTTCCGGACGACACGGACGACGGCACCGATATCTACGTGCTGGACCGGAGGGGCGCGCCGGTCCTGCGGCGGATTACTGCCGGTATCGGAGGAGCCCAGGCCAATATTCTCAACGGGAGCCCGGCGGTCAGCGCCGACGGCCAATTCGTTGCCTTTGCCTCCAATGCGAGCAATCTGCTCGCAGGCGATTCGGCCGACATCGTGACCGATGTCTTCCTGTACAGCCTGCAAACCGGCGTCTTGCGGAAGGTTTCCGTCCCAGCCGGCGGCGGCGCGGCCGACGGCGATAGTTTCAGCCCGTCGCTGAGCGGAGAGGGGCGGTTTGTGGCCTTCTGGTCGCAGGCCGGCAATCTCATGGCGGGACCGGCGGAGGGAGACAACATCGCCGACGTGTTTGTGGCCGATATGCAAGCCTCGCAACCCTCGATCGTCAAAGTGTCCGTCAACCTGAATCTGGCCTCCGGCAACGGGGACAGCCGGTCCGCTTCGATCAGTCGCGACGGCCGCCTCGTGGCCTATGATTCACTCGCGACCAATCTCGATGTCACGGCGGCCGATGCCAACGGCGTGCGCGATATCATCGTCACGGATCGCAGTTGTGCATTCGACGCAACCCAACCCTGTTCGGTGAAGAGGGTTTCCATCCACGGCAACGGGGGCGACTCCAACGGGGAAAGCCGTTATCCGGCCATCAGCGGAGATGGCCGGTTCGTCCTGTACTATTCCGATGGGTCGAGCCTCGTCGATGGGGATGCGAACGGCGCGCGGGATGCATTCGTCAGCCGGCGACCGTAGCAGTACGGTGCTGCTCTGCCGCTCACTCGGGCGGGCGCCTCAAACACCGCCCGCCCGTTGCGTCTTTTTTCGCCTTCGTCCTTCCATCAACCTCCGCAACGTCCACGCATTCTCGACGGCATGACCGCGGGCGTCGTTGTTGAAATAGACATACAGGTCATGGCCGTCCTGCGCCGCCCGCTTGAGCCACCGGGCTTCCTTGGTCAGTTCCTCGTCGGTATAGGAAGAGGCGAACATCTGCGTCCGCCCGTGAAATCGGACATAGACGAACTCCGCAGTCCGCACGTCGCGACGCGGATACCGAGGCGAATCGGCGATACAGAGGGCTGCACCATGCCGCTGCAAGAGATCGTAGACGTCCTCTGTGAACCAGGACTCGTGCCGAAATTCACAGACCAGCCGCAGAGGGGGATCGGAAGCGGCCGGCCTGCAGGCGGAGGCCAGGAATCGAGCGAGCCTGGGCCGATCGCATCGGAACGACGGCGGAAACTGCAACAGCAGCGGCCCCAGATGTCGGCCCAATACCCGCGCCCGGTCGACGAACGCCCGCCAGGGCTCCTCCACATCCACGAGCCGCTTGTGATGCGTGATCAACCGGCTGACTTTGAGCGCGAACACAAACTCCGGCGGCACCTGCGCCGTCCATTGTTCATAGGTCGCCGCGCGGGGCAGATGATAAAAGGATGAGTTGACTTCGGTGGTGGGAAACTCCTGCGCGTAATACTCCAGGTAGCGCCGGCGGGGGCAATCCTCCGGATAGAAAGGGCCCTTCCAATTCGCGTAGGCCCAGCCTGACGTGCCGATCAGCAGCGACGGCATCAGCGCCCTGCCCGTGGACTTGAGAGGCCCAGGCCGATCCGCACCTGCCGGACGATGTCGTCCGGGCGCTGGGACGCATCCACCACGAGCGCGCCGACCGGCTCTTCCAGCGCCGCATACTGACTGGCCAACAATTCGTCCGGGAAGAAATGCCCGGATCGCCCCTTGAGCCGTTGCGCCATCAACGAATAGGGACCTGCCAGATAGACCAGCCGGACCAGGGAGGGATCAATGACCAACCGGGTTCGATAGCTCGCCTTCAGCGCAGAGCAGGCCAAAACGACATCGCGGCTCGAGGCCAGCCAGCGTCGGATTTCCGCTTGCAGATGCAGAAGCCAAGGCTCCCGATCCTCATCGGTCAGCGCGAGCCCCCGACGCATCTTGTCGAGGTTGGATTGCGGATGGCGATCGTCGCCATCGACAAAGCTCCATTCCAACGATTCGGCCAGGAGGCGACCGATCGTTGTCTTGCCCGACCCCGACACGCCCATGACGATGACGACCATGTCGTTCCTTCGCGCTCCCTTGGGACGGCGATGACTGATGCGGAACTGACGATCAGGCGATTTGGGTGCAGGGAAACGCAAAAACACGGATGGAAGGCCTCTGCCACCCCGGATGGTCCTCAACCTGCCGGCACCAGGCCTGGACAGCTTGAGCGACCTTCTCAACATGGGCATCGTCCAGCGCCACGAGCACGATCGTGTTCGTGCCAGGATAAAACTGCGCTCCCTCCGCCGGGCCGCTCTGCCCCTGCCCGACCGCTTCATTGATTTCCGTAAACTGACGCACGTCGCAGTCTCTCAGCAACTCATCGACCCGCTCCTTGAGCGACGAGCGAAACACGATCATCAACATCTGCATGAGCCCCCTCCCGGCGCTTGGAATCCGATTGCGGTATCGCACACCTTCGGCCGCGGCCCCTTGGCTCCGACCGAAGGCAGTGTACCGGAAGGACCTCCGCTAAAAAAGCGGCCTCTGAAAGACAAGCGGACGGCTTGCAGAACGGGACCGGCGTCGTTTATCGTCAAGTCCAGCCCAGCGCCCATCCGCATGGCGTCCTGTGACGGGCCGAGGCGGGCGCGTTCTGGGCCCGTCGTATGGCCGCTCGGATCAGGTGACAAGATGGACAGTTTGCGACAGCGACCGGTCCCGCTGATGCTGATTGCCGCGATCGCCAGCCTGCTCCACGGTTGCGACGGGGTGCCGAAGGAGGACTCCGCGGCCGAAGGGACGACGGAACGGGTGTCGGTGTCGGACGGGAACGTGTTTCAGTCGAACGGCGGCAACGGGGACAGCACGCGCGTAGAAATTGGGGTGCCCGAGCTGACCAGCCCGACCCCGGGGATCAGTGGAGACGGTCGTTTTGTTGTCTTCGATTCCACGGCCACCAATCTTGTCCCGGGGGTGAACACCAATGGAAGGCGGCAGATCTACCTGCATGATCGAGTCACCGGCCTCACCGAACTGATCTCGGTCGGCTCGAACGGCCTGGCCGGCAACGACGACAGCGCCTCGCCGGTGGTCGCGGACGACGGCGACACGGTCGTGTTCGAATCCTTTGCCAGCAATCTCGTTTTCAACGACACCAACAACGCCCGTGACGTGTTTCTGCGCCGGCGACAGGCGCAGATCACCGACCGGGTCTCCCAGACCGCGCAAGGGCTCCAGGGTCTCTGTCCGGCCGCCGGGGAAGGGTGCCGCAGCTACGATCCGGCGATCAATGCCGACGGGACCATCATCGCGTTCGGTTCAAACGCACGTCTGACGCCGGAGGATCTGGACAACAGCCCCGACATCTATGTGCTGGACCGGAGCAGCGGGCCGACCTTGCGGCGCATCACCGCGCCGCTTGGGGCGATTCAAGCGAACGCGAGCCACGGCAGTCCGGCGGTCAGCGCGGATGGGCGGTTCGTGGCCTTTGCCTCCAATGCCTCGAACCTGATCACCGGCGAGCCGCCGAATGCCGTGTTCGATATCTTCCGGCACGATCGCCTGGCCAATCAGCTTCAAAAGGTGTCGGTGCCGGCCAACGGCCTCGCTGCGGACGGAGACAGCCACGGTCCTTCGCTGAGCGGCGACGGCCGGTTCGTCGCCTTCTGGTCCCGGGCCAGAAACCTGTTGCCCGGTCCGCCGCGGGATACGGGATTCGCCGACATCTACGTGGCCGACATGCTGGGAACCGTCCCCTCCCTCAGCCGCACCGCCCTGGGCCTGTTCAACCAGTCGGCCAACGGCGATAGCCACTACCCGTCGATCAGCCGGGATGGACGCTTCGTCGCCTTTCTCTCCCGGGCCGACAACCTGGTGCCCGCCGGGGTGGACGGCAATAACTTCCTCGATGTCTATCGGGCCGATCGGAACTGCGTGCTCGCGCCGCCCCAAAATTGCGAGGTCATCCGGATCTCCATCGCCATCTCCAACCGCGACGTGGACGGGGACGGTCGAGCCCCGGTGATCGCCGCCGATCCGCGCATCATCGCATTCTACTCGGACGCGACCAATCTCGTGCCTAACGACACGAACAACTTCCGCGATGCGTTCGTGCGCCTGCTTAGGCAATAACTGACGACCTACCCCGCTCCGTTCATATCGAGGCGCGAGAAGGCTTGGATGGACCGGCTGCCTACAGGCCGATCGTCTCAATCCGGTGGAGTTCGTCGGGGGTGAGCGTGAAACGATCGGCCTGGAGGTCTTCCTTCATGTGTTGCGGATTCGTGGTGCCTGTCAGCGGGAGCATCCCGATCTGCATGGCGAATCGAAAGACGATCTGGGCTATTCCGACTCCGTAGCGCGCCGCCATCGCTCGGATGTCCGGGTCGATAAATATTTCCCGGTTGGCCGTCAACAGTGAGAAGCCTTGATAGATCATGTGGTGGGCCCGGCAGAGTTCCCGTACATCTTTGTCCCATCCGAGCGCCGCGTAACAGCGGTTCTGCACCACCATCGGTTTGTAGGTCGCCCGTTCACAGAGCAGCGCGAGCTGTTCGGCCGAGACATTGCTGACCCCGATCATCTTGACCTTCCCGGTTTCATAGAGCCCTTCGATCGCCTGCCACACTTCCCAATCCGCCGCTCCGAGGCCGCGCCGCTGGTAGGGTCCGTGGAGGACGTAGGAATCCAGATAGTCGGTCTGGAGATGGGCCAACGAGCTGTCGAAGGACTGCTGCACCTGGGTGGTGAGGTCGGCGGTGGGATCGTACGGGGTGCGATGGTCTTGACCGTTCGCCGGTGTGAACTTCGTTTGGAGAAACAACCGGTCTCGCGAGATCCCCTGCCGCGCGAGGGCTTGCAAGGCCTCTCCGACCAGCGCCTCCTCGTAATGGATCAGTTGATTCGCCGTGTCGATCGCCGTGAAGCCGGCTGTCACGGCCTCCAACACCAGCCGCGTCGTGGCCTGCTTCTTCCAGGCCGTGCCGTACATAAAGGATGGAATCGACACCCCGTTGTACGCGGTCAAGATCATAGGCGAGCCTCCTTGCCTCCTGCTTACCCGGTTCACCGGCGCCCTGTCCAGTCGTCAAGAACTCATCGACTGACTTCACACCTCCTCGTGCGCTAAGAAGCGAGCGTGTTATCATGCGGCATCATGTCGCTCGAACCTTCCTCCCATTTGCCCGGCGGCTTTCAAGTCCGGCATCGGACTCTGGGGATCTATCAGGGCAGCGCGATCGAGCTGGCATTCTGGCAACCGTCATCCGGCATGCCGGAGTACGGCCTGTGCCGGTTCTCGACAAAGGAGAAGGCCCAGGCACTGATCGACTTTCTCTGTTCCCCCGCCTGCGCGGAACCGATGGACCAGGCCGACCTGACGATCGAACCCTACGATCTGGCCGAACACGAGCGATTGATCAACGAACATCCCCTTTCGTCCGCCTGGGAAACGCCCATTTGAGGCCGATTCCCTTATCCGCGCGCACGACCGGCTCGAGCGGATGGCGTCGACAGGTCACGTTGAGTCGATCTTCATGGCGCGCGGGTGGGACTCGGAAGCCCATTCGTGGTACAGATCGTCGAGCTAGTCGAGCACCTCGGCTTCGGACATCGACGGAGGGGCGGCAAACTCTTGCACCAGCCGTTTTTTTGCCCTCGTTCCCGAGGAGAAACAGTCGCCACCCTCCCTCCGTGCGCACGAGGTGCGCCATCCGCCCGAACACATCGACCCGCATCGGTTTGGCCATCGGGGATTCAACACCGGGACGATCAGATCAGAAGACGCAACCGCCGCCGGGAAGCAGGTCCGCGCCGTTATTTCGGTTCCTGCGCAAGTCCGGCCTTGGTGGACAGGAATCGACGGATGCCGACCGCCAGAAACCCGGCGCCGGCCGCCAGGGACAGCCAACCCAACACGCGAACCAGAGGCTGCTCCATCAGCCAGACGGCGGGGACCCCGACAATGACGAATCCCAAGGCCGTCCTGATATAGGCCAGGAGCGTGCGCTCGTTCGCCAGTTCGGTCCGTTGCCGAGCCAGCCGGTCGCGAACCTGCGTCTCTGATCCATCCGGCATGGACAATCCGGACTCCTCGCGGGCACGATAGCCCATCAGCCTGTGAAGCTCAACAGATTCGCGGTGGGCCCGCTCGGACGAAGGTCGGTTGCCGGTGGAGAAACCAGTCCTTTGACAGACTGATAGAGAAGGTGCAAAATGTCGGATCAATCCCGAGCGAGGTTGAACATGGATCCGGGGTAGCGCTAGAAAATCCCACCAGGCTGAGCCGTTCCGGGACAACGCGACGCCCTCATAGCCGATTGTGGCCATGAGGGCGTTTGTCTGTGTGGGCAGACCCTCCGTAGAGATTCGGATTCTCACCCCACCATCCAGAAGGAGGAACGTCATGAGGCTGCTCCTCAGTCTGCTGATTGCACTCGCCGCTTGGTGGCCGATCGATTCCTTCGCAGAAGGGGCCGGAGGAGGATATCGCGGCATCGCGCAAATGTATTACTTCCTCATGTGGGCGATCTTGTGTTACGGCGCCTATGACACGTTCGGGAAGAAAGTCATGTACGTGGCGGCGCCGCTGTTGGCGATCGGGCTGTACATGATGCTTCCAGCCCATTAAGACCGACAACCCGAAGGCCCTGAGGGGAGAGCGTTCTTCTCTCAGGGTCCTCCGGCACCTCCTCCGCTTCTCATCACCTACTCAGCTTCTCGCATTCCGTGCTCATGCTTCGCCGCCCTACTCATCGAGAAGATAGCGCGGCTTGCAGCGGTGTGACGCGCCGTTGTCTCCTCAAAATACGTGCAAAATCCGCCGGCCGCTGGAGTCCGTAGTAAAGAGTGACAGATTTCTAGCGGGCTCCCGACAACCGGGAACCTTCGACGCGCGGACGAGCCATCGGCCGCGTGAAACACGGGGAGACACCATCATGTGCAGGCAGAATCGCCATACAGAACAGGGGCTCACGCTGCTTGAGCTTCTCATTGCCCTCGTCCTGCTCGCCATCGCGCTGGGGCTCATCATCAATACCATCATCGCGGTCATCCGCTCCCCTTCCAGCATTGACTTGGTCGAGGTGGGTCGGGTCGGCGCAGCCGGTGGACCGGTGACCATCACCTATCGCGTGAACCTGAACTACGACAGCGCACGAACAACCGCTGTATCGGAAGACGTCGATATCGAGGAAGTCGATTTCGGTCCGTTCCAGAATGACCTGCTGGACGTCGTCACGGTCTCGACCGCGGCAGGCCAATCAACGAGCGCCGGCACCCTGTTCACTCTGGAATGCGGACCGAGCTTGCTCGGCACCACGTACCTCAGCGGAAGACGGGACCTCTCACGGCTTGAACGCACCCACCTGATACTGGCCGAGTATGAGCGCATCTTGGCTCCGAACGTCAGGAGCGACGAGGTGATCGTGGACTGTCGAGCAGGAACGGGAGGAGGGACGTCAGGAACTGGTGGAGGGGGGACACCGGGGGCCGGTACCGAACCGGGAGATTAGCGGGAGAAGAATGGCATCCGTTCTTCACCCGGCCGCGGCTGCGCGATCCGCCTCCTCCAGCGACTGAAATTGAAGCGTGGGATGGTCCTTCACGCAATAGGCGAGCATATGTTCCGAGCCGAACAAGACCACCAGCCGTCCCTCCCGGTCTGTGAGCCGGAGCGTATCCATCGGCCAATAGACGCGGGCCACAGCCGCGGGATCGCCGCTCACCCAACGAGCGCAAACGTAGGGCAACCGCTCGACGGTGGCCTTAACCCCATATTCGCTCTGGAGACGCGAGACGACCACGTCGAATTGGAGGTCGCCCACGGCGGCCAGGATCGGCTCCCGGCGGACCTGATCGGGCGCCAACAGCACCTGCATGACGCCTTCCTCCTCCAATTGGCGGAGTCCCTTCTGGAACTGTTTGTGCTTGGAGATATCCGGACTGTGCAGCCGGCCGAAGCACTCGGGCGCAAATTTCGGGATCGGATCGAAGTGCAGCGGGCCTGCCGAACAGAGCGTATCGCCGATCGCGAAGAGGCCGGGATTGACGAGCCCCACCACATCGCCGGGAAACGCCTCGTCGATCGTTTCCCGGTCCCGACCGAACAACCGGTGCGGCCTGGTCATCCTGATCTTCCGGCCCAACCTGTTATGGTAGACCATCATGTCCTTTTCGAAGCGGCCCGAGCAGATGCGCAGGAATGCCATCCGGTCCCGATGCTGCGGGTCCATGTTGGCCTGAATCTTGAACACGAATCCGGAGAACGCCTCATCCGTCGGTTGCACGATCCGCTGCGCGCTCGCGCGCGGCCCCGGCGGTGGGGCGA
The DNA window shown above is from Nitrospira tepida and carries:
- a CDS encoding prepilin-type N-terminal cleavage/methylation domain-containing protein, which encodes MCRQNRHTEQGLTLLELLIALVLLAIALGLIINTIIAVIRSPSSIDLVEVGRVGAAGGPVTITYRVNLNYDSARTTAVSEDVDIEEVDFGPFQNDLLDVVTVSTAAGQSTSAGTLFTLECGPSLLGTTYLSGRRDLSRLERTHLILAEYERILAPNVRSDEVIVDCRAGTGGGTSGTGGGGTPGAGTEPGD